From Fervidobacterium sp., the proteins below share one genomic window:
- the flgL gene encoding flagellar hook-associated protein FlgL has protein sequence MRITNNMINERSLFNIQQSLYRIARMHDKLSSGKEVQYPSDDAVIATRASNISSRLRELEQFKRNVDHINNFVQSYDTTLQELSELYHRVRELMVRGANGTNTADERNAIAAELKALKEHLIEVANTRVGDEFIFGGARSELRPVDENGNISTPIEANVRRRANVLGYSITYGVTVYDVFTLSNGKTVFSTIDDAIQALNEGNEQKLSEISLKEIGVLEKSVMEHFASVGSTSRMAEMVSSRIDDLKLFNTEYLSKEQDADLTKILTDLSMQQSVLQAALKSAAMAIQKSLVDFVGG, from the coding sequence ATGCGTATAACAAATAACATGATAAATGAACGGTCTTTGTTTAATATACAACAAAGTTTATACAGAATTGCTCGTATGCACGATAAGCTATCGTCAGGTAAGGAAGTTCAATATCCAAGCGATGATGCAGTTATCGCAACGCGTGCTTCGAACATATCAAGCCGTTTGAGGGAACTTGAACAATTTAAAAGGAACGTTGATCATATAAACAATTTTGTTCAATCTTACGACACAACTTTGCAGGAATTATCTGAGCTTTACCACAGAGTACGCGAACTAATGGTAAGAGGTGCAAATGGAACAAATACAGCAGATGAGAGAAACGCTATCGCTGCTGAGTTGAAAGCTTTGAAAGAACACCTAATAGAAGTGGCAAACACGAGGGTAGGAGATGAATTTATCTTTGGTGGCGCAAGATCAGAATTAAGACCCGTAGATGAAAATGGAAATATATCAACACCCATCGAGGCAAATGTTAGAAGAAGGGCAAATGTACTTGGATACAGCATAACTTACGGTGTAACAGTGTACGACGTATTCACATTGAGTAATGGAAAGACCGTTTTTTCGACTATCGATGATGCAATTCAAGCCTTAAATGAAGGTAATGAGCAAAAACTTTCTGAGATATCACTCAAAGAGATTGGTGTACTTGAAAAATCTGTAATGGAACACTTCGCAAGCGTTGGCTCAACTTCAAGAATGGCAGAGATGGTGTCATCAAGAATAGATGACTTAAAACTCTTTAACACCGAATATCTCTCAAAAGAACAAGATGCTGACCTGACAAAAATCTTAACTGATTTATCAATGCAGCAATCAGTCCTTCAAGCAGCACTTAAATCCGCAGCAATGGCCATTCAAAAATCCTTAGTTGATTTTGTAGGAGGATAG
- a CDS encoding methyltransferase translates to MRKNPNNFSSSIIKDILTVDIKSHKPTHASAFLVWCSKPTADVKRVIELGSGTGIVAFSIAKLYNLTVDGIELQSKLFELAVKGIELNKLQEKVNFYNLDIKEVRKYFKSESYDMVVSNLPFHIGKHSSDEIRKISRSADFGTIDHFVRAAFYLLRNKGTFVFVSSPKILVYLLEKLSQQRLITQKMVFFHGNINKPAKLVALRGKKNGGYNLIVEHVTEND, encoded by the coding sequence ATGAGAAAAAATCCAAACAATTTTTCAAGCAGTATAATAAAAGATATACTAACCGTTGACATAAAATCACATAAGCCGACGCATGCGTCGGCTTTTTTAGTCTGGTGTTCAAAACCTACAGCAGATGTAAAAAGAGTAATCGAGCTTGGCAGTGGTACTGGAATAGTTGCGTTTTCCATTGCTAAATTGTATAATCTTACTGTTGATGGAATTGAATTACAAAGTAAACTTTTTGAACTTGCTGTCAAAGGTATTGAACTCAACAAACTTCAAGAAAAAGTAAATTTCTACAATCTCGATATAAAAGAAGTGAGAAAGTATTTTAAGAGTGAAAGTTACGATATGGTTGTTTCAAATCTTCCTTTTCATATAGGTAAACATAGTTCTGATGAGATAAGAAAAATATCTAGAAGTGCGGATTTTGGAACAATCGATCATTTTGTAAGAGCTGCATTTTATTTGCTAAGAAACAAAGGGACTTTCGTGTTTGTATCGTCACCAAAGATACTTGTTTACCTTTTAGAAAAGCTTTCACAACAAAGGTTAATCACTCAAAAAATGGTATTCTTTCACGGAAATATTAATAAACCTGCCAAATTAGTAGCACTCCGCGGTAAGAAAAACGGTGGATACAATTTAATTGTTGAGCACGTAACTGAAAATGACTAA
- the purB gene encoding adenylosuccinate lyase, which yields MVERYALEPLKSIWTLKAQYERWLEVELAVVEAYEEKGIAPRGTTQSIKEKAVIDVDDILEIEKSVDHDVIAFIKSVTKNMKDEARFFHYGLTSSDVVDTANSLALTRCLDIITNAAERLKDTLYENALKYKELPTIGRTHGVHAEPTSFGLKFLSWYAELLRDIDRIKAVRKEIAVGKLSGAVGNYANIDPEIEEIALKKLGLKPTPVATQVISRDYIAHMLSTFALVAGLIERIAIEIRHLQKTEVLEAMEPFKEGQRGSSAMPHKKNPILCERLSGMARLMRSYAQVGFENMALWHERDISHSCTERYILPDATMTIYYMIEKTEYLIRNLRIFEEKVIENMNLTKGLVYSQRVLLALIDAGMSREQAYNIVQKHALKCWESGESFKKSLESDELIIKYLGNKINELFKPDFYLRNVNYIYSRFDE from the coding sequence GTGGTAGAAAGATACGCGTTAGAACCTTTGAAAAGCATTTGGACACTGAAAGCTCAATATGAAAGATGGCTCGAGGTTGAATTGGCTGTTGTTGAAGCATACGAAGAAAAAGGAATTGCTCCCCGTGGAACCACACAAAGTATTAAGGAAAAGGCAGTTATAGATGTTGATGATATACTTGAAATAGAGAAATCCGTTGACCACGACGTAATTGCTTTTATAAAATCTGTAACCAAAAATATGAAAGATGAAGCAAGATTTTTTCATTATGGTTTAACTTCTTCTGATGTAGTTGATACAGCAAACTCTCTTGCACTTACCAGATGCTTAGACATTATAACCAATGCTGCCGAAAGACTAAAAGACACTTTATACGAAAATGCCTTAAAATACAAAGAGTTACCAACAATAGGCAGAACTCACGGAGTTCACGCCGAACCCACTTCATTTGGTTTAAAATTCTTGTCATGGTATGCAGAACTTCTAAGAGATATTGATAGAATAAAAGCTGTGCGCAAAGAAATAGCTGTTGGTAAACTAAGTGGTGCGGTTGGAAATTATGCAAATATAGATCCGGAGATTGAAGAAATAGCTCTGAAAAAACTAGGGTTAAAACCAACACCCGTGGCTACTCAAGTTATTTCAAGAGACTATATAGCCCATATGCTTTCAACATTTGCACTTGTAGCGGGTTTAATAGAACGTATAGCAATAGAAATAAGACATCTTCAAAAAACAGAAGTGTTGGAAGCGATGGAACCATTTAAAGAAGGTCAGAGAGGTTCATCAGCAATGCCTCATAAGAAAAATCCAATACTTTGTGAAAGGCTATCAGGAATGGCAAGGCTAATGAGAAGTTACGCTCAAGTAGGTTTTGAGAATATGGCACTTTGGCATGAGAGAGACATATCGCATTCTTGCACGGAAAGATATATCCTTCCAGATGCTACAATGACTATTTACTATATGATAGAAAAAACAGAATACCTAATTAGAAACCTTAGGATATTTGAAGAAAAAGTGATTGAAAATATGAACTTGACAAAAGGTTTAGTATATTCACAAAGAGTTTTATTAGCCTTAATTGATGCCGGGATGAGTCGCGAACAAGCTTACAACATTGTTCAAAAACATGCGTTAAAGTGTTGGGAAAGTGGTGAAAGTTTTAAAAAATCTTTGGAAAGTGATGAACTTATAATAAAATACTTAGGTAACAAAATTAACGAGCTTTTCAAGCCTGATTTTTACTTAAGAAACGTTAATTACATATACTCAAGGTTCGATGAATAA
- the ord gene encoding 2,4-diaminopentanoate dehydrogenase has translation MRIVTWGFGAMGRGIAKNIVDSKFMKLVGVIDKNPEFIGKDVGDLLGTGSYGVRVRDSIDVIEESNPDLVVIATSSFVKDVLPQVEYAVKNHANVITIAEEMAFPFDSHPEESLYMDSLAKRYGVTILGTGVNPGFVLDTLIIALTGVCTRINKIVAKRINDLSPFGKTVMETQGVGTTLEQFEDGLKKGTIVGHIGFPQSISMISRALGWKITRIEEERKPIISNVYRETPVVKVQPGMVAGCNHSAKAYIGDECVIELYHPQQIHPHLEGVETGDYIEIHGDININLAIKPEIPGGKATIAIATNMIPIVIDAQPGLKCMADLPVPRSILCQIR, from the coding sequence ATGCGTATAGTAACTTGGGGATTTGGAGCAATGGGCAGGGGCATTGCAAAGAATATTGTAGATAGCAAATTTATGAAGCTTGTTGGGGTAATTGACAAAAATCCAGAGTTTATTGGTAAAGACGTAGGAGATTTATTGGGAACTGGAAGTTACGGTGTAAGAGTTAGAGATTCAATAGATGTTATTGAAGAATCGAATCCCGATCTTGTTGTTATAGCAACAAGTTCTTTCGTCAAAGATGTGTTACCACAGGTAGAATACGCTGTGAAAAACCACGCAAATGTAATCACTATTGCTGAAGAAATGGCTTTTCCTTTTGATTCACATCCAGAAGAATCATTGTATATGGATAGCTTAGCAAAAAGATACGGCGTTACGATCCTTGGTACAGGAGTTAATCCCGGATTTGTATTGGACACCCTCATAATAGCGTTGACAGGTGTATGTACAAGAATTAACAAGATAGTAGCGAAGAGAATAAACGACCTTTCACCATTTGGCAAGACAGTTATGGAAACACAAGGTGTTGGAACAACTTTAGAACAATTCGAAGATGGCTTGAAAAAAGGAACTATAGTCGGACATATTGGTTTTCCACAAAGTATATCGATGATTTCAAGAGCACTTGGTTGGAAGATAACAAGAATAGAGGAGGAAAGGAAACCTATTATATCAAATGTTTATAGAGAAACTCCGGTTGTAAAGGTCCAACCCGGAATGGTTGCAGGTTGTAATCATTCTGCTAAAGCATACATTGGTGATGAATGCGTTATAGAACTCTACCACCCACAGCAAATTCACCCACATCTTGAAGGTGTGGAAACTGGAGACTATATAGAAATCCACGGTGATATAAACATAAACCTTGCTATAAAGCCAGAAATTCCTGGTGGAAAAGCAACTATTGCAATAGCTACAAATATGATCCCCATTGTAATAGATGCTCAACCTGGTTTGAAATGTATGGCTGACTTACCAGTTCCAAGGTCGATTCTCTGTCAGATAAGATGA
- the ortA gene encoding 2-amino-4-oxopentanoate thiolase subunit OrtA, protein MEARKGDWVQIEIMILTPQERAPQVPEDTKKVPLMMRVKGFLMDESAAIGQMVTIQTMTKRLITGKLVAINPKYEHDFGEPVPELITIGMELRDFLTGGEDK, encoded by the coding sequence ATGGAAGCAAGAAAAGGTGACTGGGTACAGATTGAGATCATGATACTTACTCCTCAAGAACGTGCCCCACAGGTACCAGAGGATACAAAAAAGGTACCGTTAATGATGCGCGTAAAGGGATTTCTTATGGACGAAAGTGCTGCAATTGGTCAAATGGTTACCATTCAAACCATGACAAAACGACTAATCACAGGAAAATTGGTCGCAATAAATCCAAAATACGAACACGATTTTGGTGAACCAGTACCAGAATTGATAACTATTGGTATGGAATTACGTGATTTTTTAACAGGTGGTGAGGATAAATGA